From a single Nicotiana tomentosiformis chromosome 2, ASM39032v3, whole genome shotgun sequence genomic region:
- the LOC104113289 gene encoding uncharacterized protein At4g18257 encodes MGEEGENNKEKKRVVVESLGWLTESTIMPKKHRPIEGVGASSILELKAQLYKSQEESKRLSKETVHPSAADPNYSHLEIHRAKKKITAKDAFSSKNHGVDAREAKDKLEMKAIKDGSVSYAALERKAKLYDKLVKGELSDGEDEEKYCVDFFRKGQEQDSELSQRHDTSSTELRDEDGDDDTSLLSDTKAAGLGRQAGTFDRSEHKRFVMEVHKEASQAREKASELKLRRQEQVAARREKLKQAYQRKQLEKLKASKAEQT; translated from the exons ATGGGGGAAGAAGGAGAGAATAATAAGGAGAAGAAGAGGGTGGTTGTGGAGTCGTTAGGATGGCTAACGGAATCCACAATCATGCCCAAAAAGCACCGACCAATCGAGGGGGTGGGTGCTTCTTCCATCCTTGAGCTTAAAGCCCAGTTATACAAATCTCAAGAAGAGTCCAAACGCCTTTCCAAAGAGACCGTCCACCCTTCTGCTGCTGACCCAAATTATTCGCATTTGGAGATCCACCGCGCCAAGAAGAAAATCACCGCTAAGGACGCCTTTTCCTCTAAGAATCATGGGGTTGATGCCCGAGAGGCCAA GGACAAGCTTGAGATGAAAGCGATCAAAGATGGATCAGTAAGCTATGCTGCCTTAGAACGAAAGGCTAAGTTGTATGATAAGCTGGTGAAGGGTGAGCTTTCTGACGGGGAGGACGAAGAGAAGTACTGTGTTGATTTCTTTCGGAAGGGCCAGGAGCAGGACTCTGAGCTGTCTCAACGGCACGATACTTCTAGCACAGAACTAAgagatgaagatggagatgatgaTACCTCCCTACTGTCAGACACAAAAGCTGCAGGACTTGGCCGCCAAGCTGGCACATTCGACAGAAGTGAACATAAGCGTTTTGTAAT GGAAGTTCATAAAGAAGCAAGTCAAGCAAGGGAAAAAGCATCAGAACTCAAGCTCCGTAGGCAAGAACAAGTTGCAGCACGTCGAGAAAAACTAAAGCAGGCTTATCAACGCAAGCAGCTTGAGAAGTTGAAGGCTTCCAAGGCAGAGCAGACATAG